Proteins encoded within one genomic window of Arachis ipaensis cultivar K30076 chromosome B08, Araip1.1, whole genome shotgun sequence:
- the LOC107611365 gene encoding uncharacterized protein LOC107611365, with the protein MSPFRLVYEKACHLPVEVEHKAYWAVNGCNSGLENAKIERKLQLEELECIRLEAYENSRIYKENVKAVHDQNIKRREFRVGDQVLLYNSRLRLMPDKLRSRWDGPYVVEKVEPYGVIHLSHPSSPTFFKVNGHRLKLYHGVKDKNNKELEIFLLEDPPKEEN; encoded by the coding sequence ATGAGTCCATTCCGGTTGGTCTACGAAAAGGCATGTCACCTTCCGGTGGAAGTTGAGCATAAGGCGTATTGGGCTGTTAACGGATGTAATTCGGGGTTGGAGAATgccaaaattgaaagaaaattgcAATTGGAGGAGTTAGAATGCATACGGTTGGAGGCATATGAGAATTCAAGAATCTACAAAGAAAATGTGAAGGCGGTACATGACCAAAATATCAAAAGAAGAGAATTTAGGGTTGGAGATCAAGTGCTTCTCTATAATTCAAGATTGAGGTTAATGCCGGATAAATTGAGGTCGAGATGGGATGGTCCCTATGTGGTAGAAAAGGTTGAACCATATGGCGTAATCCACTTGAGCCATCCCTCAAGCCCTACTTTCTTCAAGGTGAATGGCCACCGGCTCAAATTGTACCATGGTGTGAAGGACAAGAACAACAAAGAattggagatcttcctcttggaggatcctcCCAAGGAAGAGAATTGA